The following proteins are encoded in a genomic region of Bernardetia sp. MNP-M8:
- the cyoE gene encoding heme o synthase, translating to MLTETDNLTLDINLDLPKTPIDKHNTDVIHAETSKLKAFFALLKFRLSALVVFSSAIGYALGVEEITDWKKFAIFCFSSFIITGSANTLNQVIEKEYDKDMKRTKTRPLPTGIISQTEGIIFAVILAIIGGALLVTFVNSLTAALGLLSLFLYAFVYTPSKRISSLSVFIGAFPGAFPPLIGWVASTGEITQFALILFAIQFIWQFPHFWAIAWLGNDDYVKAGFKMLPSGGKTLRTSIQILTYTMFLLPIGLMPYVYGMSGKISAVIIFVCGLLFLIPAWLLVKKGDNKSALFLMFSSFFYLPIVQLALLFDKI from the coding sequence ATGCTTACCGAAACCGATAATCTCACTTTGGACATAAACTTAGACCTTCCAAAAACTCCAATAGATAAACATAACACAGATGTTATTCATGCCGAAACCTCAAAGCTAAAAGCCTTTTTTGCGCTCTTAAAGTTTCGCTTATCAGCTTTGGTGGTTTTTTCTTCTGCCATTGGATATGCTTTAGGAGTAGAAGAGATTACAGACTGGAAAAAATTTGCTATTTTTTGTTTTAGTAGCTTTATCATTACTGGTTCTGCCAATACGCTTAACCAAGTTATTGAAAAAGAATACGACAAAGATATGAAGCGTACCAAAACTCGCCCTCTTCCAACAGGCATAATTTCTCAAACAGAAGGAATTATCTTTGCTGTTATTTTGGCAATTATTGGAGGGGCTTTACTCGTTACTTTTGTAAATTCTTTGACGGCTGCTTTGGGTTTGCTTTCGCTCTTTTTATATGCATTTGTTTATACACCTTCCAAGCGAATTTCTTCACTTTCGGTCTTTATTGGAGCTTTTCCAGGGGCTTTTCCTCCACTTATTGGTTGGGTAGCTTCTACTGGCGAAATTACACAGTTTGCTCTCATTCTTTTTGCTATTCAATTTATATGGCAATTTCCTCATTTTTGGGCAATTGCTTGGCTTGGAAATGATGATTATGTAAAAGCAGGTTTCAAGATGCTTCCTAGTGGTGGAAAAACTTTACGTACTTCTATCCAAATTTTGACTTATACCATGTTCTTATTACCAATCGGACTTATGCCTTATGTGTATGGAATGTCTGGTAAAATTTCTGCAGTAATCATCTTTGTTTGTGGACTTTTATTTTTGATTCCTGCGTGGCTTTTGGTCAAAAAAGGGGATAACAAATCAGCTTTGTTTCTGATGTTTTCTTCATTTTTCTACTTGCCTATTGTTCAACTAGCTTTATTATTTGATAAAATTTAA
- a CDS encoding outer membrane protein transport protein, with protein MKKFLKKATTSIIGAGLLSAGVLLSSSNVMASGYQVVLQGSRVTAMGNCAVGFRAGAPSLFFNPGAMAMEQNSSIMLGGNIVSSNVQYLGANSTTIEETDSPLSPPFFAYGIYKVNEKLTVGLGVVTPFGSTVTWGNEWSGRYSLNELSLKAFVIQPTVSYKVSEKFGIGVGLDIATGSVSLERNLPIAQAGGDSNVLLEGSATPAIGFNIGAYYEASDKVSLGISYRSKIDLTVEEGDATFTVPQLGPIQAAFQATKFDATLPLPSVISVGVGIKPIEKLQLALEWNMTGWDAYQELKFEYDAPVLGSTETVSDRHYKNSSVFKFGAEYMATESLALRGGIYYDQTAVEDGYITPETPDANTIGYTLGLGYTVGERFTIDVHYLLVDKAERENVAAPNSGGIDGTFEAGANVFGLGLSYKFGGSSKASE; from the coding sequence ATGAAAAAATTTCTCAAAAAAGCAACTACAAGTATCATTGGAGCAGGTCTGTTAAGTGCAGGTGTGCTGCTTTCAAGCTCTAATGTTATGGCAAGTGGTTATCAAGTAGTTTTACAAGGTAGTCGAGTAACTGCAATGGGTAACTGTGCAGTAGGTTTTAGAGCAGGAGCACCAAGTTTATTCTTCAACCCTGGTGCAATGGCAATGGAGCAAAATAGCTCTATTATGTTGGGAGGAAATATTGTAAGTTCTAATGTGCAATATTTAGGAGCTAATAGTACAACAATAGAAGAAACAGATTCTCCTCTTTCTCCACCTTTCTTTGCGTATGGTATTTACAAAGTAAATGAAAAACTTACAGTAGGTTTAGGCGTAGTTACTCCTTTTGGTTCGACAGTAACTTGGGGCAATGAGTGGTCTGGACGTTATTCTTTAAATGAGCTTAGCTTAAAAGCATTTGTTATTCAACCAACAGTAAGTTACAAAGTATCTGAAAAATTTGGAATTGGTGTAGGTCTTGATATTGCAACAGGTTCAGTTTCTCTTGAGCGCAACCTTCCTATAGCTCAAGCTGGTGGTGATAGTAATGTACTTTTAGAAGGAAGTGCAACTCCTGCAATTGGCTTTAACATTGGAGCATACTATGAAGCAAGTGATAAAGTTTCATTAGGTATCAGTTATCGTTCTAAGATTGACTTAACAGTAGAAGAGGGTGATGCTACTTTTACAGTTCCCCAATTAGGCCCAATCCAAGCAGCTTTCCAAGCTACAAAGTTTGATGCTACACTTCCTTTGCCTTCTGTAATTTCTGTTGGTGTAGGTATAAAGCCAATAGAAAAATTACAACTTGCTTTAGAATGGAATATGACAGGTTGGGATGCTTATCAAGAATTAAAATTTGAATATGATGCTCCAGTATTAGGATCAACAGAAACAGTTTCAGACCGTCATTACAAAAATTCTTCTGTCTTCAAATTTGGAGCAGAATATATGGCTACCGAATCACTTGCATTGCGTGGTGGTATTTATTACGACCAAACAGCAGTAGAGGATGGTTATATTACTCCAGAAACTCCAGATGCAAATACAATTGGTTATACATTAGGTCTTGGCTATACAGTTGGAGAAAGATTTACTATTGATGTTCATTATTTATTAGTAGATAAAGCAGAACGTGAAAATGTAGCAGCACCAAACTCTGGTGGAATTGATGGAACTTTCGAAGCAGGTGCAAATGTATTTGGTCTTGGTCTTTCTTACAAATTTGGTGGCTCTTCAAAGGCTTCTGAATAA
- the speD gene encoding adenosylmethionine decarboxylase — MNALGRHVIVELYDCKPSLLDDVIYVQNAMQNAAQEAGATIINLTFHHFSPYGVSGVVVIQESHLAIHTWPEWGFASIDLFTCGESTDPWKCYNVLKEAFSASHGSTIEMRRGQLELLKKNNYKPSSISQNSNVSVQNKQSVFNAKNQENTISREIWFTERDENLALSLKHKGDSLFKKQSQFQKVEVFDTFAFGKALVLDGLVVATQKDEAAYHEMLVHPAFTFYKKNISSSESKKAGIKVLIIGGGDGGTAREVLRYDFVEKVVMIEQDEIVTQAAQSHFESLASALENPKLELIFSEANQFLNSYSKDDKKQTFDIIIVDAADTIQEPILDKLFFKKLYNLLDDNGVLATQCDAPRWHQERFVSIINSLKDTFLFNQNNKTVLPYLSAVASLPTGMWGFACASKNQTIFIEQNQDFTSDFYKDLFYYNQEIHSAAFCLPNFIKNLL, encoded by the coding sequence TTGAATGCACTAGGAAGACACGTCATTGTAGAACTCTATGATTGTAAACCCTCATTATTAGATGACGTAATATATGTACAAAATGCTATGCAAAATGCAGCACAAGAAGCAGGTGCAACCATTATTAATCTTACCTTTCATCATTTTTCTCCGTACGGAGTTTCTGGGGTTGTCGTGATTCAGGAAAGTCATTTAGCCATTCATACGTGGCCAGAGTGGGGTTTTGCTTCTATTGACCTGTTTACTTGTGGCGAAAGCACAGACCCATGGAAATGCTATAATGTCCTGAAAGAAGCTTTTTCAGCCAGCCATGGTTCAACAATAGAAATGAGAAGAGGGCAATTAGAACTTTTAAAGAAAAATAACTATAAACCTTCCTCAATTTCTCAAAACAGTAATGTTAGTGTTCAAAATAAACAATCTGTTTTTAATGCAAAAAATCAAGAAAATACTATAAGTAGAGAAATTTGGTTTACAGAAAGAGACGAAAATCTAGCTTTATCACTCAAACATAAGGGCGATTCATTGTTCAAAAAACAAAGTCAGTTTCAGAAAGTAGAGGTTTTTGATACCTTTGCTTTCGGAAAAGCACTAGTTTTGGATGGTTTGGTGGTAGCTACTCAAAAAGATGAAGCTGCTTATCACGAAATGCTTGTTCATCCTGCTTTTACGTTTTATAAAAAAAATATTTCCAGTTCAGAATCTAAAAAAGCAGGAATTAAAGTTTTGATTATTGGAGGTGGAGATGGAGGAACGGCAAGAGAAGTTTTGCGTTATGATTTTGTAGAAAAAGTAGTGATGATTGAGCAAGATGAAATAGTTACCCAAGCTGCGCAAAGTCATTTTGAAAGCCTTGCTAGTGCTTTAGAAAATCCAAAACTAGAACTTATTTTTTCAGAAGCAAATCAATTTTTAAATAGTTATTCGAAGGATGATAAAAAACAGACTTTTGATATAATAATTGTAGATGCAGCCGATACTATTCAAGAACCCATTTTAGATAAGTTATTTTTCAAAAAGCTATATAATTTATTAGATGATAATGGTGTTTTGGCTACCCAATGTGATGCTCCCCGTTGGCATCAAGAGCGTTTTGTGAGTATCATTAATTCTTTAAAAGACACATTTTTATTTAATCAAAATAATAAAACAGTTCTTCCTTATTTGAGTGCTGTGGCTTCTTTACCTACTGGAATGTGGGGATTTGCATGTGCTAGTAAAAACCAAACTATTTTTATAGAACAAAATCAAGATTTTACATCTGACTTTTATAAAGATTTATTTTATTACAATCAAGAAATTCATAGTGCTGCTTTTTGTCTGCCTAACTTTATTAAAAATTTGTTATGA
- a CDS encoding HipA family kinase — MKKIDIRTVDVIQYLQPLREGGSLPAIVKADDDFLYVLKFRGAGQGKMALIAEFIGGELARAIGLKIPELVFMNLDESFSKTQPDEEIQDLLKFSVGLNLGLQFLSSAITYDPLVNNVDPIIASKVVLLDSIISNIDRTDKNTNLLHWNNELWIIDNGASFYFHHNWENWRNHLTRTFPLIKDHVLLKKATKLNEAAIEIKQALSQEKIIDIVSAIPEDWLTSESITMSPKEMRDAYIEFITTKLTNIDLLVKEATDAR, encoded by the coding sequence ATGAAAAAAATAGACATTCGAACCGTAGATGTTATTCAATATTTACAACCTTTACGAGAAGGTGGTTCACTTCCTGCCATTGTCAAAGCTGATGACGATTTTTTATATGTCCTAAAGTTTAGAGGTGCTGGACAAGGAAAAATGGCATTAATTGCAGAATTTATTGGTGGCGAACTTGCACGAGCAATTGGTTTAAAAATCCCTGAATTGGTCTTTATGAATCTTGATGAATCATTTAGTAAGACTCAACCTGATGAAGAAATTCAAGATTTGCTCAAATTTAGTGTTGGTTTAAATCTTGGCTTACAGTTTTTATCTTCTGCTATTACTTACGACCCACTTGTAAATAATGTAGACCCAATTATTGCCTCTAAAGTAGTTTTGTTAGACAGTATTATTAGTAATATTGACCGAACAGATAAAAATACTAATTTATTACATTGGAATAATGAGTTGTGGATAATTGATAATGGAGCAAGTTTTTATTTTCATCACAACTGGGAAAATTGGAGAAATCATTTGACTAGGACATTTCCTCTTATTAAAGACCATGTTCTTTTAAAGAAAGCTACAAAGCTAAACGAAGCTGCAATAGAAATTAAACAGGCTTTAAGTCAAGAGAAAATTATTGATATTGTATCAGCTATTCCAGAAGATTGGCTAACTAGCGAATCTATTACTATGTCTCCTAAAGAAATGAGAGATGCCTACATCGAATTTATAACCACCAAACTTACTAATATTGATTTATTAGTTAAAGAAGCCACTGATGCAAGATAA
- a CDS encoding COX15/CtaA family protein, with product MAAIYRKFGITTIIAVYLLILVGGIVRSTGSGMGCPDWPKCFGQYVPPTDISELPEDYKTIFAVQGREIADFNAVHTWIEYINRLLGALIGLFILITAVLSVSFWKKDKIITLLSILALIGVLIQGWLGAKVVSSDLHEGMITIHMIMALVIVGLLIYTVVRSYNGVLKTEKINNIPKVNLIAFASAGVAFAQLILGTQVRENIDNISKMLGENMRSEWIDNLGMSFYIHRSFSILVLLLHVALIYSIWKNANKNGRIATFGKSLLSILVIEVITGIIMAYFAIPKPLQPVHMLLASVALGIHILLILFINFDFLFGKNIARENRING from the coding sequence ATGGCTGCTATTTATCGCAAATTCGGAATTACTACAATTATTGCTGTTTACCTACTTATTTTGGTAGGGGGAATTGTGCGTAGTACAGGTTCAGGAATGGGTTGTCCAGATTGGCCCAAATGTTTTGGGCAGTATGTTCCACCAACAGATATTAGTGAACTTCCAGAAGATTACAAGACTATTTTTGCTGTTCAGGGACGTGAAATTGCAGATTTTAATGCTGTTCATACGTGGATAGAATATATCAATCGCCTTTTGGGTGCGCTTATTGGTCTTTTTATTCTAATTACGGCTGTTCTTTCAGTTTCATTTTGGAAAAAAGATAAAATTATTACTCTTCTTTCTATTTTGGCTTTGATTGGAGTACTTATACAAGGTTGGTTAGGAGCAAAAGTAGTTTCGTCTGATTTACATGAAGGAATGATAACCATCCACATGATAATGGCTCTTGTTATTGTAGGACTTTTGATTTATACAGTTGTTCGTTCATATAATGGCGTTTTGAAAACTGAAAAAATAAATAATATTCCGAAAGTAAATCTAATTGCTTTTGCGAGTGCAGGAGTTGCTTTTGCTCAACTTATTTTAGGAACTCAAGTAAGAGAAAATATTGATAATATTTCCAAAATGCTAGGCGAAAATATGCGAAGTGAATGGATAGATAACTTAGGAATGAGTTTTTATATACACCGTTCTTTTTCTATTTTGGTTTTGCTTCTTCATGTAGCTTTGATTTACTCTATTTGGAAAAATGCCAATAAAAATGGACGTATTGCAACATTTGGAAAAAGCCTTCTTTCTATCCTAGTTATAGAAGTAATCACAGGAATTATTATGGCTTATTTTGCTATTCCAAAACCCTTACAACCTGTTCACATGCTGTTAGCTTCCGTAGCATTGGGCATTCATATCCTGCTTATTTTATTTATTAATTTTGATTTTCTTTTTGGCAAAAATATCGCTCGTGAGAACAGGATTAATGGATAA
- a CDS encoding DUF3037 domain-containing protein, with the protein MQDKFIFKYAILRIVPKVEREEFFNVGVIVFCKRKKFLDIKYNINENKLKAFSCEIEVELLNDYLKAWKLVCQGNSSSGKIGQLELSERFGWLTASRSTIIQSSKTYSGLSSNPNEVLEDIFKEYVS; encoded by the coding sequence ATGCAAGATAAATTTATATTCAAATACGCCATCCTACGAATTGTTCCAAAAGTAGAACGAGAAGAATTTTTTAATGTTGGGGTCATCGTTTTTTGTAAACGAAAAAAATTCTTAGACATCAAATATAATATTAATGAGAACAAATTAAAGGCATTTTCATGTGAAATAGAAGTAGAACTATTAAATGATTATTTGAAAGCATGGAAATTAGTGTGTCAAGGAAATTCTTCCAGTGGGAAAATAGGTCAATTAGAATTATCTGAACGATTTGGATGGCTAACAGCTAGTAGAAGTACAATAATTCAAAGTTCTAAAACCTACTCAGGATTAAGCAGTAATCCCAACGAAGTATTAGAAGATATATTTAAAGAGTATGTGTCATAA
- a CDS encoding response regulator, translated as MTTTYTILVADDTEENLKLITEYLEQDAKESQDTNRLSFNYQILLAPNGEIAFKIAQKTEIDLLITDWEMPKMNGLELISAFQSNRKLRKVPIIMVTGMYIESQNLKLALEKGAIDFISKPIAQMELVARVRSAIKLQESFKIIEEQKNKELSAKILHVQRQNEILVEIDNQFGELLKKIRKEQLQKEEKENSLYIDFSSYLSELQNIKKTLKKNIDTEHDWENFQLRMQQNHPEFVQKLAVYQDLKPHELRFLTYLYIRMSDKEIARILNINYQSVRAYKSRVKKKLDIEEGISLNDWIVSL; from the coding sequence TAAAACTTATTACTGAATATTTAGAACAAGATGCTAAAGAAAGTCAAGATACAAATAGACTTTCTTTTAATTATCAAATTCTACTTGCACCAAATGGTGAAATAGCCTTCAAAATTGCTCAAAAAACAGAAATTGACTTACTCATTACTGACTGGGAAATGCCCAAAATGAATGGTTTAGAACTTATTTCTGCTTTTCAATCGAATAGAAAATTACGTAAAGTTCCTATTATAATGGTAACAGGAATGTATATTGAATCTCAGAACCTCAAACTTGCTTTAGAAAAAGGTGCTATAGACTTTATTAGCAAACCAATTGCTCAGATGGAACTTGTGGCACGAGTGCGTTCTGCTATTAAGTTACAAGAATCTTTCAAAATCATTGAAGAGCAAAAGAATAAAGAACTTAGTGCAAAAATTTTACACGTCCAAAGGCAAAATGAAATTTTAGTAGAAATTGATAATCAGTTTGGAGAGCTTTTAAAAAAAATAAGAAAAGAACAACTACAAAAAGAGGAAAAGGAAAATAGTTTATACATAGATTTTTCTAGCTATTTGAGTGAATTACAAAACATAAAAAAAACACTTAAAAAAAATATAGATACTGAACATGACTGGGAAAATTTTCAGCTTCGAATGCAACAAAATCACCCTGAGTTTGTACAAAAACTGGCTGTTTATCAAGATTTAAAACCTCACGAATTGCGTTTTTTGACTTATCTTTATATTCGAATGAGTGATAAAGAAATTGCTAGAATCTTAAATATCAACTATCAAAGCGTAAGGGCTTACAAATCAAGAGTAAAGAAAAAACTAGATATTGAAGAAGGAATTTCTTTGAATGATTGGATAGTTAGTCTTTAG
- a CDS encoding DUF3857 domain-containing protein produces MPKNNFIVKTVFLAFFFSAFISTSFSQSPEDIYNQYKKEFPDKMGVLLEKNDEITIDFEGDTVSILHTEYEDLLFLTDRATGLASQKAYESYFSKIENIDAVTLVPNGKRYKKMKVEYFKKEKESSSGIFYDDLESTNFIMPNVSPQARTQVSITQNIKDPRFLSSFYLDSYVPIKSAKLTLKVNKNIEINYKLFNTEDIKLDFNKTEKGNYVIYEWTAKNLKDFKAEDNAPRRNYFSPHIVYYVTQINYPNRTQKIAKSVADLYDWYSNLSCKVNLEDDAELFKTVTELTKGVTEEQEKVKNIFYWVQDNIKYIAFEDGMQGFIPSEASFVYAKRYGDCKGMSSIIHKMLNMAGIENTYLTWIGSRSLPYKYSEIPTPIVDNHMIVTYQPTEGEFIFLDATDSYSPFGFPSSMIQGKEALLGMGREKHKVALVPIIDKEKNYSKESVSLSISDKNLVGKGQYSAEGYPKGYMTHYIDGLSKENEKIYMNRYFTKGNNKFFVDDYKINNLNEKDEALKIEYDFRIEDYAKFVGDEIYINMNMEKAFSNDEIEKDRKSPIENDYLFKANNDIFLQIPEGYEIEYLPENSDFNNDLFGYNIEYKKEGNKIKFTHNYYKNYLLLNNESFEDWNKMIKEVNKAYREVIILKKK; encoded by the coding sequence ATGCCTAAAAATAATTTTATAGTCAAAACTGTATTTCTAGCTTTCTTCTTTTCGGCTTTCATTTCTACTTCTTTTAGCCAAAGTCCAGAAGACATTTATAATCAATATAAAAAAGAATTTCCTGATAAAATGGGTGTTTTATTAGAGAAAAATGATGAAATAACGATTGATTTTGAAGGCGATACAGTTTCCATTTTACACACCGAATATGAAGATTTATTATTTCTGACCGACAGAGCAACAGGATTAGCTTCTCAAAAAGCGTATGAATCTTATTTTTCTAAAATTGAAAATATTGATGCAGTTACACTTGTTCCAAATGGAAAACGCTACAAAAAAATGAAAGTAGAATATTTCAAAAAAGAAAAAGAGTCTTCTTCTGGAATATTTTATGATGATTTGGAATCTACAAACTTTATCATGCCTAATGTTTCTCCACAGGCTCGCACACAGGTTTCGATTACACAGAATATCAAAGACCCACGTTTTTTGAGTTCGTTTTATTTGGATAGTTATGTTCCAATAAAATCAGCAAAACTGACTTTGAAAGTCAATAAAAATATAGAGATTAATTACAAATTATTCAACACAGAAGATATAAAACTAGATTTTAATAAGACTGAAAAAGGAAATTATGTTATTTATGAGTGGACTGCAAAAAACTTAAAAGATTTTAAAGCAGAAGATAATGCACCACGAAGAAATTATTTTTCCCCTCATATTGTCTATTATGTAACTCAAATAAATTATCCAAATCGTACTCAAAAAATAGCTAAAAGCGTAGCAGATTTGTATGATTGGTATTCTAATTTGTCTTGTAAAGTAAATTTAGAAGATGATGCAGAATTATTTAAAACTGTAACAGAGCTTACAAAAGGCGTGACAGAGGAACAAGAGAAAGTGAAAAATATTTTTTATTGGGTTCAAGATAATATCAAGTATATTGCTTTTGAGGATGGAATGCAAGGTTTTATTCCTAGCGAGGCGAGTTTTGTCTATGCAAAACGTTATGGAGATTGTAAGGGAATGTCTTCTATCATCCATAAAATGCTCAATATGGCAGGAATTGAGAATACTTATTTGACTTGGATTGGTTCAAGAAGTTTACCTTATAAATACTCTGAAATTCCTACTCCAATTGTGGATAATCACATGATTGTGACATATCAACCAACAGAAGGCGAATTTATTTTTCTTGATGCGACAGACTCTTATTCTCCTTTTGGTTTTCCTTCTTCGATGATACAAGGAAAGGAAGCACTTTTAGGAATGGGAAGAGAAAAGCATAAAGTTGCATTAGTTCCAATTATTGATAAAGAAAAGAACTATTCAAAAGAATCTGTTTCGCTTTCTATTTCAGATAAAAATTTAGTTGGAAAAGGTCAGTATTCAGCAGAAGGTTATCCAAAAGGCTACATGACACATTATATAGACGGACTTTCGAAGGAAAATGAAAAAATCTATATGAATCGTTATTTTACAAAAGGAAATAATAAGTTTTTTGTAGATGATTACAAAATCAATAATCTAAACGAAAAAGACGAAGCTCTAAAGATTGAATATGATTTCAGAATTGAAGATTATGCAAAGTTTGTAGGCGATGAAATTTATATTAATATGAATATGGAAAAAGCCTTTAGTAATGATGAAATAGAAAAAGATAGAAAATCGCCTATTGAAAATGACTATCTTTTTAAGGCCAATAATGACATTTTTTTACAAATTCCTGAAGGATATGAAATAGAATATTTGCCAGAAAATAGTGATTTCAATAACGATTTATTTGGTTATAACATCGAATACAAAAAAGAAGGTAACAAAATAAAATTTACTCATAATTACTACAAAAATTATTTACTATTGAATAATGAGAGTTTTGAGGATTGGAACAAAATGATAAAAGAAGTAAATAAAGCCTATCGTGAGGTTATTATTTTGAAGAAGAAGTAG
- the aat gene encoding leucyl/phenylalanyl-tRNA--protein transferase has translation MAYRLNPNTLDFPPVQYSDEDGLLAVGGDLSEERIKKAYNNGIFPWYSEYSPILWWSPNPRFVILPENFKFAKSLRPILRKREFRVTINTAFERVIQHCKMANRPNQHGTWITPEMQQAFINLHHEGFAHSVEVWKNEKLVGGLYGEIVGTCFFGESMFALEDNASKVGFIVLIKNLLHNGFEMIDCQVFTEHLSRFGADMIPRKEFIQRLEKGKEKPFDKESFESSFDDSVEFIFT, from the coding sequence ATGGCTTACCGTCTTAATCCTAATACGTTAGATTTTCCTCCTGTTCAGTATTCTGATGAGGACGGACTTTTAGCAGTAGGTGGAGATTTATCAGAAGAGCGAATTAAAAAAGCCTATAATAACGGAATTTTTCCATGGTATTCAGAATATAGTCCTATTTTGTGGTGGTCGCCTAATCCACGTTTTGTTATCTTGCCAGAAAACTTCAAATTTGCAAAAAGCCTTAGACCTATTTTAAGAAAAAGAGAGTTTAGAGTTACTATTAATACAGCTTTTGAAAGAGTAATACAGCACTGTAAGATGGCAAATCGTCCTAATCAACACGGAACTTGGATTACTCCTGAAATGCAACAGGCTTTTATCAACCTTCATCATGAAGGTTTTGCGCATTCGGTAGAAGTTTGGAAAAATGAAAAACTTGTAGGAGGATTATATGGCGAAATTGTAGGAACATGTTTTTTTGGAGAATCTATGTTTGCCTTAGAAGATAATGCTTCAAAAGTTGGCTTTATAGTTTTGATAAAAAATTTATTACACAATGGATTTGAAATGATTGATTGTCAGGTTTTTACTGAGCATTTATCTAGATTTGGTGCTGATATGATTCCTCGTAAAGAATTTATACAACGATTGGAAAAAGGAAAAGAAAAACCGTTTGATAAAGAAAGTTTTGAAAGTAGTTTTGATGACTCTGTTGAATTTATTTTTACATAA
- a CDS encoding DUF4494 domain-containing protein, with amino-acid sequence MNYWFLCKVSYTKELEDGTVKRMKDNYLTDATTLTEAEARMHEEVGRSMRGEFSVAAANRMNFVDVFTYPNVDNYYKCKIRYVTIDEAKGKEREVKNQVLIAADDLLDAHTRLTKEFSSMLVPYEIIEIIKTPLVEVFRYKSPDERVTPNLRPISEIEEIED; translated from the coding sequence ATGAATTATTGGTTTCTCTGCAAAGTCAGTTATACAAAAGAATTAGAAGATGGAACGGTAAAGCGCATGAAAGATAATTATCTGACTGACGCAACCACACTCACAGAAGCAGAAGCACGTATGCACGAAGAAGTGGGTCGTTCGATGCGAGGAGAATTTTCGGTGGCAGCAGCCAACAGAATGAACTTTGTAGATGTTTTTACCTATCCAAATGTTGATAATTACTACAAATGCAAAATCCGTTATGTAACCATTGATGAAGCAAAAGGAAAAGAGCGTGAAGTAAAAAATCAAGTTTTGATTGCTGCTGATGACTTGTTAGATGCTCATACACGTCTTACAAAAGAATTTTCGTCGATGCTCGTTCCTTATGAAATCATTGAGATTATCAAAACTCCTTTAGTGGAAGTTTTCCGTTATAAGTCACCTGACGAAAGAGTTACGCCAAATCTTCGTCCTATTTCAGAAATTGAAGAGATAGAAGATTAA
- a CDS encoding cytochrome c oxidase subunit 3 — MDTTKNIYIEEQEITTMHPKKFNVWLFIVSIIMLFAALTSGYIVRQGDILKEWLVFDLPTLFYWSTGVILLSSITMHWAYLAAKKNEIGQIKIGLWLTLALGFVFLYMQVKGWGQLVDAGVFFAGEKSNPAGSFIYVISGLHAFHIVAGLVFVAITLIRAMQSNVHSKNTNTIAMCMTFWHFLDLLWVYLFFFFMFFKDGLN, encoded by the coding sequence ATGGATACTACAAAAAATATATACATAGAAGAGCAAGAAATAACAACAATGCACCCAAAGAAATTTAATGTTTGGTTGTTTATTGTAAGTATAATTATGCTTTTTGCAGCCCTTACTTCGGGTTATATTGTAAGACAAGGAGATATTTTGAAAGAATGGCTCGTTTTCGATTTGCCTACTCTTTTCTACTGGAGTACAGGAGTTATTTTGCTTAGTAGTATTACAATGCACTGGGCATATTTGGCTGCTAAGAAAAATGAAATCGGACAAATTAAAATTGGTCTTTGGCTTACACTTGCTTTAGGATTTGTATTTTTATATATGCAAGTAAAAGGTTGGGGACAGCTTGTAGATGCAGGTGTTTTCTTTGCTGGAGAAAAAAGTAATCCTGCTGGTTCGTTTATCTATGTTATTTCTGGACTTCATGCTTTTCATATTGTGGCTGGTTTAGTCTTTGTTGCCATTACACTTATTAGAGCAATGCAATCAAATGTTCATTCAAAAAACACTAATACGATTGCTATGTGCATGACTTTTTGGCATTTCTTAGACCTTCTTTGGGTTTATTTATTCTTCTTCTTTATGTTCTTTAAAGATGGATTGAATTAA